The Streptomyces sp. Je 1-332 genome has a window encoding:
- a CDS encoding uracil-DNA glycosylase, with amino-acid sequence MAPRPLHEIVEAGWAKALEPVAGKITEMGGFLRSEIAAGRAYLPSGPNVLRAFQQPFDEVRVLIVGQDPYPTPGHAVGLSFSVAPEVRPLPGSLINIYRELGSDLGLPQPSSGDLTPWTQQGVLLLNKALTTAPGRPAAHRGKGWEEVTEQAIKALAARGRPLVSILWGRDARNLRPLLGPLPSVESSHPSPMSADRGFFGSRPFSRANDLLVQQGGQPVDWRLP; translated from the coding sequence GTGGCACCACGACCCTTGCATGAAATCGTCGAAGCGGGCTGGGCGAAGGCCCTCGAACCCGTCGCCGGGAAGATCACCGAGATGGGAGGCTTCCTGCGCTCGGAGATCGCCGCGGGACGCGCCTACCTCCCGTCCGGGCCGAACGTTTTGCGCGCGTTCCAGCAGCCCTTCGACGAGGTGCGGGTGCTGATCGTCGGCCAGGATCCCTACCCCACCCCGGGGCACGCGGTGGGTCTGTCGTTCTCGGTCGCGCCCGAGGTGCGCCCGCTGCCCGGCAGCCTCATCAACATCTACCGCGAGCTGGGCTCCGACCTGGGGCTCCCGCAGCCGTCGAGCGGTGACCTCACGCCGTGGACGCAGCAGGGCGTCCTGCTGCTCAACAAGGCGCTCACCACTGCCCCGGGGCGTCCTGCCGCGCACCGGGGCAAGGGCTGGGAAGAGGTCACCGAGCAGGCCATCAAGGCGCTCGCGGCACGCGGGCGGCCCCTGGTCTCCATCCTGTGGGGGCGTGACGCGCGCAATCTGCGGCCGCTGCTCGGCCCGCTGCCCTCGGTCGAGTCCTCGCACCCGTCGCCCATGTCGGCGGACCGCGGCTTCTTCGGCTCGCGGCCCTTCAGCCGGGCCAACGACCTGCTGGTCCAGCAGGGCGGGCAGCCGGTGGACTGGCGGCTTCCGTGA
- a CDS encoding BadF/BadG/BcrA/BcrD ATPase family protein — MTDAPCFLGVDSGGSGMRVAIGGLGGGADSRLSVSSKEPVRTGARGIDAAHFTEQLLPMARELLARAGGAGRLATVSVGAAGMATLGDDLRDRLPAALHEALGVRRLALAADAVTAYVGALGVRPGAVVAAGTGMIAIGTDLTAWHRADGWGHLLGDSGGGAWIGRAGLDAAMRAFDGRHGGSKALLARAEELFGPAQELPGQLYPRTDRPAMLASFAPEVARCAPDDPVADAILRDAARHIVEAAAAVCPAPDATSQGERPEAALTGGLFKMGEALLRPVRAELAEHLPHVRLATAAGDPLDGAVRIAADIASDRLRLPLDPRMLTVHLRDGS, encoded by the coding sequence GTGACGGACGCCCCGTGTTTCCTCGGGGTCGACTCGGGCGGCTCCGGGATGCGGGTCGCCATCGGCGGCCTCGGCGGCGGCGCGGACAGCCGGCTCTCGGTGAGCTCGAAGGAGCCGGTGCGTACGGGGGCGCGCGGCATCGACGCCGCGCACTTCACGGAGCAACTGCTGCCCATGGCACGGGAGTTGCTGGCGCGGGCGGGCGGCGCGGGGCGGCTGGCCACCGTCTCCGTCGGCGCGGCGGGCATGGCGACCCTCGGTGACGACCTGCGCGACCGGCTGCCGGCCGCGCTCCACGAGGCTCTGGGCGTACGGCGCCTCGCGCTCGCCGCGGACGCCGTCACCGCGTACGTGGGCGCGCTCGGCGTCCGCCCCGGCGCGGTCGTCGCCGCGGGCACCGGCATGATCGCGATCGGCACGGACCTGACCGCCTGGCACCGCGCCGATGGCTGGGGGCATCTCCTGGGCGACAGCGGTGGTGGCGCGTGGATCGGCCGCGCGGGCCTCGATGCGGCGATGCGGGCGTTCGACGGCAGGCACGGCGGCTCGAAGGCGCTGCTCGCCCGCGCCGAAGAGCTCTTCGGCCCCGCGCAGGAGCTCCCCGGGCAGCTCTATCCCCGTACGGACCGGCCCGCGATGCTCGCCTCGTTCGCGCCCGAAGTGGCACGCTGCGCCCCCGATGACCCGGTGGCCGACGCGATCCTGCGGGACGCGGCCCGGCACATCGTCGAAGCCGCGGCGGCGGTCTGCCCGGCCCCCGACGCGACGAGCCAGGGCGAGCGGCCCGAAGCCGCCCTGACCGGGGGCCTGTTCAAGATGGGCGAGGCGCTACTGCGTCCGGTGCGCGCGGAGCTGGCGGAACACCTGCCGCACGTGCGCCTGGCGACCGCCGCCGGTGACCCGCTGGACGGCGCCGTGCGCATCGCCGCCGACATCGCCTCGGACCGGCTGCGGCTGCCGCTCGACCCGCGCATGCTCACCGTGCACCTTCGGGACGGCAGTTGA